Proteins from a genomic interval of Cupriavidus sp. WKF15:
- a CDS encoding AraC family transcriptional regulator — MEKGSVAICFVHHAISGLAARGLDPEPVLRRAGIASALLEVPQARVSTASYSDLWMAVAAALDDEFFGQDSRSMKCGSFAMLCHAVAGSRTFAQALERVARYFGLLLDDIGVRLERHGDRAALVLTAPCAAQGRLPGIFAQETMLIMLQGLMSWLLHRRVPILLASFAYAEPPYGAEYRIMYSRQTAFGQPATALVFDACLLDQPVRQDERSLKSFLRDAPHNVVVKYSDRSSVAARVRRQLRNQRPEQWPTFEALALSLNLSASSLRRRLMDEGASYQELKDQLRRDLAIDALSRTGKPVADIAAELGFAEPGAFHRAFRRWTGSRPGAYRGTAAES; from the coding sequence ATGGAAAAAGGCAGCGTCGCGATTTGCTTTGTCCACCACGCCATCTCCGGGCTGGCTGCCCGCGGGCTGGATCCCGAGCCGGTGCTGCGCCGTGCCGGCATTGCGTCTGCGCTGCTGGAGGTGCCGCAGGCGCGCGTCTCCACGGCCAGCTACAGCGACCTGTGGATGGCCGTGGCCGCCGCGCTCGACGATGAATTCTTCGGGCAGGACTCGCGCAGCATGAAGTGCGGCAGCTTTGCCATGCTGTGCCACGCGGTCGCAGGCAGCCGCACCTTCGCCCAGGCACTGGAACGTGTCGCGCGCTATTTCGGCTTGCTGCTCGACGACATTGGTGTCCGGCTCGAGCGGCACGGTGACCGCGCGGCGCTGGTGCTGACCGCGCCGTGCGCGGCACAGGGCCGGCTGCCGGGCATATTCGCCCAGGAAACCATGCTGATCATGCTGCAGGGCCTGATGAGCTGGCTGCTCCACCGCCGCGTGCCGATCCTGCTGGCGTCGTTTGCCTATGCCGAGCCGCCATACGGGGCGGAGTACCGGATCATGTACTCGCGCCAGACAGCGTTCGGGCAGCCGGCCACGGCGCTTGTGTTCGACGCCTGCCTGCTCGACCAGCCCGTGCGGCAGGACGAGCGCAGCCTGAAGTCATTCCTGCGCGATGCACCGCACAACGTGGTCGTGAAGTATTCGGACCGCAGCAGCGTGGCGGCGCGCGTGCGCCGCCAGTTGCGCAACCAGCGGCCCGAGCAGTGGCCGACGTTCGAGGCGCTGGCGTTGAGCCTGAACCTGTCGGCGTCGTCGCTGCGGCGGCGCCTGATGGACGAAGGCGCAAGCTACCAGGAGCTCAAGGACCAGCTTCGGCGCGACCTGGCGATCGATGCGCTGAGCCGTACCGGCAAGCCCGTGGCGGACATTGCCGCGGAACTGGGCTTCGCAGAGCCCGGCGCGTTTCATCGCGCCTTCCGGCGCTGGACCGGGTCGCGGCCCGGCGCGTACCGCGGCACGGCAGCCGAAAGCTGA
- a CDS encoding acyl-CoA dehydrogenase family protein codes for MHSDYTEEQTMIRDSARAFASERLAAGAAEWDRAGRLPEDVVAAMGALGLLGMIVPEEWGGTYTDYVAYALAIEEIAAGCAACATLMSVHNSVGCGPVLHYGTDAQKQRYLPRLASGEVIGAFCLTEPQAGSEAHNLRTRARPTERGWVLNGSKQFVTNGQRAGVAVVFAATEPELGKKGISAFLVPTDTPGFIVHAPEKKLGIRASDTCAITLDDCEVPHDALLGEPGEGLRIALSNLEGGRIGIAAQAIGIARSAFEAACRYASERVQFGRPLREHPPIANMLADMATELNAARLLVHRAARMRTQGLPCLSEASQAKLYASELAERVCSKALQIHGGYGYLEDYPVERHYRDARITQIYEGTSEIQRMLIARSL; via the coding sequence ATGCACAGCGACTACACCGAAGAGCAAACCATGATCCGCGACAGCGCGCGCGCCTTCGCCAGCGAGCGCCTTGCCGCGGGCGCCGCCGAATGGGACCGCGCCGGCCGGCTGCCCGAAGACGTGGTCGCCGCCATGGGCGCGCTGGGCCTGCTGGGCATGATCGTGCCGGAGGAATGGGGCGGCACCTATACCGACTACGTGGCCTATGCGCTGGCCATCGAGGAAATCGCCGCCGGCTGCGCCGCATGCGCCACGCTCATGAGCGTGCACAACTCGGTAGGCTGCGGGCCGGTGCTGCACTACGGCACCGACGCCCAGAAGCAGCGCTACCTGCCGCGCCTGGCCAGCGGTGAAGTGATCGGCGCCTTCTGCCTGACCGAGCCGCAGGCGGGCTCCGAAGCCCACAACCTGCGCACGCGCGCCCGGCCCACCGAGCGCGGCTGGGTGCTGAACGGCAGCAAGCAGTTCGTCACCAACGGCCAGCGCGCCGGCGTAGCCGTGGTATTCGCCGCCACCGAGCCGGAACTCGGCAAGAAGGGCATCTCCGCCTTCCTGGTGCCGACGGACACGCCGGGCTTTATCGTTCACGCGCCCGAGAAGAAGCTGGGCATCCGCGCCTCGGACACCTGCGCCATCACGCTCGATGATTGCGAAGTGCCTCATGACGCGCTGCTGGGCGAGCCCGGCGAGGGCCTGCGCATCGCCCTGTCCAACCTGGAAGGCGGGCGCATCGGCATTGCCGCACAGGCCATCGGCATCGCGCGTTCGGCGTTCGAGGCCGCGTGCCGCTATGCGTCCGAGCGCGTGCAGTTCGGCCGGCCGCTGCGCGAGCACCCGCCGATCGCCAACATGCTGGCCGACATGGCCACCGAACTCAATGCCGCGCGGCTGCTCGTGCATCGCGCCGCGCGCATGCGCACGCAAGGGTTGCCATGCCTGTCGGAAGCCTCGCAGGCCAAGCTCTATGCGTCCGAGCTGGCCGAGCGGGTCTGCTCCAAGGCGCTGCAGATCCACGGCGGCTACGGCTACCTGGAGGACTACCCCGTCGAGCGCCACTACCGCGACGCGCGCATCACGCAGATCTATGAAGGCACCAGCGAGATCCAGCGCATGCTGATCGCGCGCAGCCTGTAG
- a CDS encoding CoA-acylating methylmalonate-semialdehyde dehydrogenase, with protein sequence MSALPQTANAVPTVPLLINGEWVESSATEFRLVVNPATQEVLARVPLATASEVAAAVDSAHRAFATWRHTPIGARLRIMLRYQALIREHSKRIAAILTAEQGKTLADAEGDIFRGLEVVEHACSIGTLQQGGFAENVAATVDTYTLQQPIGVCAGITPFNFPAMIPLWMFPMAIVCGNTFVLKPSEQDPLSTMELVKLAVEAGVPPGVLNVVQGAREVVDALCTHPDIKAVSFVGSTAVGTHVYNLASAHGKRAQSMMGAKNHAVVLPDAHKEQTLNALAGAGFGAAGQRCMATSVVVLVGAAREWVPDLVAKAKTLKVGAGAQAGTDVGPVVSVAAKERILGLIASGEKEGATLALDGRNVEVPGYPQGNFIGPTIFTDVTTEMSIYTNEIFGPVLVVIGVDTLDEAIALVNRNPFGNGTGVFTQSGAAARKFQSEIDVGQVGINIPIPVPVPYFSFTGSRGSKLGDLGPYGKQVVQFYTQTKTVTARWFDDATVNDGVNTTISLK encoded by the coding sequence ATGAGTGCACTGCCCCAGACCGCCAACGCCGTTCCGACCGTCCCGCTGCTGATCAACGGCGAGTGGGTGGAGTCTTCCGCCACGGAATTCCGCCTCGTGGTCAACCCGGCCACGCAGGAAGTCCTGGCGCGCGTACCGCTGGCCACCGCCAGCGAAGTCGCCGCGGCCGTGGATTCGGCACACCGCGCCTTTGCCACCTGGCGCCATACGCCCATCGGCGCTCGCCTGCGCATCATGCTGCGCTACCAGGCACTCATCCGCGAACACAGCAAGCGCATCGCGGCCATCCTCACGGCCGAACAGGGCAAGACGCTGGCCGATGCGGAAGGCGACATCTTCCGCGGCCTGGAGGTGGTCGAGCATGCGTGCTCGATCGGCACGCTGCAGCAAGGCGGCTTTGCCGAGAACGTGGCCGCCACGGTCGATACCTATACGCTGCAGCAGCCGATCGGCGTGTGCGCCGGCATTACGCCGTTCAACTTTCCGGCCATGATCCCGCTGTGGATGTTCCCGATGGCCATCGTCTGCGGCAATACCTTCGTGCTCAAGCCGTCGGAGCAGGATCCGCTGTCGACCATGGAGCTGGTGAAGCTGGCCGTCGAAGCCGGCGTGCCGCCGGGCGTGCTGAACGTGGTGCAAGGTGCCAGGGAGGTGGTGGACGCCCTGTGCACGCACCCTGATATCAAGGCCGTGTCCTTCGTCGGCTCGACCGCGGTCGGCACCCACGTCTACAACCTGGCCAGTGCGCACGGCAAGCGCGCGCAGTCGATGATGGGCGCCAAGAATCACGCCGTGGTGCTGCCCGACGCGCACAAGGAGCAAACCCTGAACGCGCTCGCCGGCGCAGGCTTCGGTGCTGCCGGCCAGCGTTGCATGGCCACCTCGGTCGTGGTGCTGGTCGGTGCCGCGCGCGAATGGGTGCCGGACCTCGTAGCCAAGGCGAAGACGCTCAAGGTCGGCGCCGGCGCGCAAGCCGGTACCGATGTCGGTCCGGTGGTTTCGGTTGCGGCCAAGGAGCGCATCCTCGGCCTGATCGCTTCCGGCGAGAAGGAAGGCGCCACCCTGGCGCTCGATGGCCGCAACGTCGAGGTGCCGGGCTACCCGCAAGGCAATTTCATCGGCCCGACCATCTTCACCGATGTGACGACCGAGATGTCGATCTACACCAACGAGATCTTCGGGCCGGTGCTGGTGGTCATCGGCGTCGATACGCTGGACGAGGCCATCGCGCTGGTCAACCGCAACCCGTTCGGCAACGGCACTGGCGTGTTCACGCAGAGCGGCGCGGCGGCGCGCAAGTTCCAGAGCGAGATCGACGTCGGCCAGGTGGGGATCAACATTCCGATCCCGGTGCCCGTGCCCTACTTCAGCTTCACCGGCTCGCGCGGCTCCAAGCTCGGCGACCTGGGCCCGTACGGCAAGCAGGTGGTGCAGTTCTACACCCAGACCAAGACCGTCACGGCACGCTGGTTCGACGACGCCACCGTGAATGATGGCGTGAACACGACCATCAGCCTGAAGTAA
- the mmsB gene encoding 3-hydroxyisobutyrate dehydrogenase yields MHIAFIGLGNMGAPMARNLLKAGHTLTVFDLSAAAVASLCAEGAASADSARKAVAEADFVITMLPAAAHVRAAYLGEDGVLAGVRRGVPLVDSSTIDPATVRELAAAAAAHGNALADAPVSGGTGGAQAGTLTFMVGATPALFEQVRPVLANMGRNLVHCGDTGTGQVAKICNNLILGISMIGVSEAMALGVRLGIDANVLAGIVNTSTGRCWSSDTYNPYPGVIETAPSSRGYTGGFGAELMLKDLGLAADAARSVKQPLFLGALAQQLYQAMSQAGDGQLDFSGVIRQYQPKTGA; encoded by the coding sequence ATGCATATCGCCTTCATCGGCCTCGGCAACATGGGCGCCCCCATGGCGCGCAACCTGCTCAAGGCCGGCCACACGCTGACCGTGTTCGACCTCAGCGCGGCTGCCGTGGCCTCGCTGTGCGCCGAAGGCGCGGCCTCGGCCGATTCCGCGCGCAAGGCGGTGGCGGAGGCCGACTTCGTCATCACCATGCTGCCCGCGGCCGCGCATGTCCGCGCGGCCTATCTTGGCGAGGACGGCGTGCTGGCGGGTGTGCGCCGCGGCGTGCCGCTGGTCGACTCCAGCACCATCGACCCGGCCACTGTGCGCGAGCTGGCGGCCGCCGCCGCGGCGCATGGCAATGCGCTGGCCGATGCGCCGGTGTCCGGCGGCACCGGCGGCGCACAGGCCGGCACGCTGACCTTCATGGTCGGCGCCACGCCGGCGCTGTTCGAGCAGGTCAGGCCCGTGCTTGCCAATATGGGCCGCAACCTGGTCCATTGCGGTGACACCGGCACCGGCCAGGTTGCCAAGATCTGCAATAACCTGATCCTGGGGATCTCGATGATCGGCGTGTCCGAGGCCATGGCGCTCGGCGTGCGGCTGGGCATCGACGCCAATGTACTGGCGGGCATCGTCAACACCTCGACCGGCCGCTGCTGGTCGTCGGATACCTACAACCCCTACCCTGGCGTGATCGAAACCGCGCCGTCTTCGCGCGGCTACACGGGCGGCTTTGGCGCCGAGCTGATGCTCAAGGACCTGGGGCTGGCGGCCGATGCCGCGCGCAGCGTGAAGCAGCCGCTGTTTCTCGGCGCGCTGGCACAGCAGCTGTATCAGGCCATGAGCCAGGCTGGTGACGGCCAGCTTGATTTCTCCGGGGTGATCCGGCAATACCAGCCCAAGACCGGGGCGTGA
- a CDS encoding enoyl-CoA hydratase → MIEFAIDGHIARLTLSRPPANAFTAEGLQQLHDLVASIDTNPEVRAVVITGSGDRFFSAGADLNGFAEGDRAHARVMAQHFGAAFEALQNARPLVIAAINGYAMGGGLECALACDVRVAEEQAQMALPEAGVGLLPCGCGTQTLPWLVGEGWAKRMILTNERVDAATALRIGLVEEVVPRGKALDAALAMAERACAVSPRAAAYSKRLVHLARQGVPRQAALALERERFVDLFDGEDQREGVNAFLQKRAPQWRNA, encoded by the coding sequence ATGATCGAATTCGCCATCGATGGGCACATTGCCCGCCTCACGCTCAGCCGCCCGCCGGCCAATGCCTTCACGGCGGAGGGGCTGCAGCAGCTGCATGATCTTGTCGCCAGCATTGACACGAACCCGGAAGTCCGCGCCGTCGTCATCACCGGCAGCGGAGACCGTTTCTTCAGTGCCGGCGCGGACCTCAACGGCTTCGCCGAAGGCGACCGCGCCCATGCGCGCGTGATGGCGCAGCACTTCGGCGCGGCGTTTGAAGCGCTGCAGAATGCACGGCCGCTCGTGATTGCCGCCATCAATGGCTACGCCATGGGCGGCGGGCTCGAATGCGCGCTCGCCTGCGATGTGCGCGTTGCCGAGGAACAGGCGCAGATGGCGTTGCCCGAGGCCGGCGTCGGCCTGTTGCCATGCGGCTGCGGCACGCAGACCCTGCCGTGGCTGGTCGGCGAAGGCTGGGCCAAGCGCATGATCCTGACCAACGAGCGCGTGGATGCCGCCACGGCACTGCGCATTGGCCTGGTGGAAGAAGTCGTGCCGCGCGGCAAGGCGCTGGACGCCGCGCTGGCCATGGCCGAACGCGCCTGCGCCGTGAGCCCGCGCGCGGCGGCCTACAGCAAGCGGCTAGTGCACCTGGCACGCCAGGGCGTGCCGCGCCAGGCCGCGCTGGCACTGGAGCGCGAGCGCTTTGTCGACCTGTTCGACGGCGAGGACCAGCGCGAAGGCGTCAACGCCTTCCTGCAGAAGCGCGCGCCGCAATGGCGCAATGCCTAG
- a CDS encoding enoyl-CoA hydratase/isomerase family protein produces MRLTPENAPASPPADTEPEVLFQVINRVGLVTLNRPRQLNALSYPMVTMLSAQLDAWAGQEDIEAVVLRGAGPKAFCAGGDIRALYDSHRDGTPLQRQFFIDEYQLDYRLHRYPKPVVALMDGIVMGGGMGLSQATQLRIVTERSRVAMPETGIGLVPDVGASHFLSKMPVQLALYLGLTGVTIGAEDALLCGLADAAVNSVTLAGLEDTLAAVCWSGQPLDDLRRALVREPICSAADAPLLAVLPALLRHFPADAALPEIIAGLAGQDDPRYAEWAARTADTLRKRSPLAACATRELLLRGRRLDLADCFRMELAVVVQSFTRGDFIEGVRALIVDKDNAPRWRVDSYTGVDRSAVEALFARWWQPGDDPLHSLD; encoded by the coding sequence ATGCGACTGACACCGGAAAACGCCCCTGCCAGCCCGCCGGCCGACACCGAACCGGAAGTCCTGTTCCAGGTCATCAACCGCGTCGGCCTGGTGACGCTGAACCGGCCGCGCCAGCTCAATGCGCTGTCCTACCCGATGGTCACGATGCTGTCCGCACAGCTCGATGCGTGGGCCGGACAGGAAGATATCGAAGCCGTGGTGTTGCGCGGCGCCGGGCCCAAGGCGTTCTGCGCGGGCGGCGACATCCGCGCGCTGTACGACAGCCATCGCGACGGCACGCCGCTGCAGCGGCAGTTCTTCATCGACGAATACCAGCTCGATTACCGCTTGCACCGCTATCCCAAGCCGGTCGTGGCGCTGATGGACGGCATCGTCATGGGCGGCGGCATGGGCCTGTCGCAGGCCACTCAGCTGCGCATCGTCACCGAACGTTCGCGCGTGGCCATGCCTGAAACCGGGATTGGCCTCGTGCCCGATGTCGGCGCAAGCCATTTCCTGTCGAAGATGCCGGTCCAGCTGGCGCTCTATCTCGGCCTGACCGGTGTGACCATTGGTGCGGAGGATGCCTTGCTGTGCGGGCTGGCGGATGCCGCGGTCAACAGCGTGACGCTGGCCGGCCTCGAAGATACGCTGGCGGCCGTGTGCTGGAGTGGCCAGCCGCTCGACGACCTGCGCCGCGCGCTGGTGCGCGAGCCGATCTGCAGCGCGGCGGACGCACCGCTGCTTGCCGTGCTGCCGGCGCTGCTGCGGCATTTCCCGGCCGACGCGGCACTCCCGGAGATCATTGCCGGCCTGGCCGGCCAGGACGATCCGCGCTACGCCGAGTGGGCCGCGCGCACGGCGGACACGCTGCGCAAGCGCTCGCCACTGGCCGCGTGTGCCACGCGCGAGCTGTTGCTGCGCGGCCGCCGGCTCGACCTGGCCGACTGCTTCCGCATGGAACTGGCCGTGGTGGTGCAATCGTTCACGCGCGGGGATTTCATCGAGGGCGTGCGCGCGCTGATCGTCGACAAGGACAACGCGCCGCGCTGGCGCGTGGACAGCTACACGGGCGTGGATCGCAGTGCGGTCGAGGCGCTGTTCGCGCGCTGGTGGCAGCCGGGCGACGATCCCTTGCACAGCCTGGATTGA
- a CDS encoding Crp/Fnr family transcriptional regulator — translation MSLDALLARSPWASALTPEQWQRMRADLRERIVPPGAYVARKGAPADYWLGVAHGLVKVHCAAPTGKRATLTGVPAGGWLGEGSLLKQEARRYDVVALRESRIACLPAATFRWLQETSLPFNRYLIGQLNERLGLFIATVEHERLHGVEGRIARSLAALFNPVLCPGLDPALELTQEEVGLLAGISRQRANAALKVLEREGLVRIDYGTVHVLDLEGLREF, via the coding sequence ATGAGCCTCGACGCGCTGCTTGCGCGCAGCCCATGGGCGAGCGCGCTGACGCCCGAGCAGTGGCAGCGCATGCGTGCCGACTTGCGCGAGCGCATCGTGCCGCCGGGCGCCTATGTTGCCCGCAAGGGGGCGCCGGCTGACTACTGGCTGGGCGTCGCGCACGGGCTGGTCAAGGTCCATTGCGCCGCGCCCACCGGCAAGCGCGCCACGCTGACTGGCGTGCCGGCCGGCGGCTGGCTTGGCGAAGGATCACTGCTCAAGCAGGAAGCGCGGCGCTATGACGTGGTGGCGTTGCGCGAATCGCGCATTGCCTGCCTGCCCGCCGCCACGTTCCGCTGGCTGCAGGAAACCAGCCTGCCTTTCAACCGCTACCTGATCGGCCAGCTCAACGAGCGGCTGGGCCTGTTCATTGCCACGGTCGAACATGAACGGCTGCACGGCGTGGAAGGCCGAATCGCGCGCTCGCTCGCGGCGCTGTTCAATCCGGTGCTGTGCCCGGGACTTGACCCGGCGCTCGAACTGACGCAGGAGGAAGTCGGCCTGCTGGCGGGTATTTCACGCCAGCGGGCCAATGCCGCGCTCAAGGTGCTGGAACGGGAGGGGCTGGTAAGGATCGACTATGGCACGGTGCACGTGCTCGACCTGGAAGGCCTGCGCGAGTTCTGA
- the alaC gene encoding alanine transaminase — protein MTASSGKRRFARIDRLPPYVFNITAELKMAARRRGEDIIDMSMGNPDGATPPHIVAKLVEAAQRPDTHGYSASKGIPRLRRAISHWYRERYDVEIDPDTEAIVTIGSKEGLAHLMLATLDRGDSVLVPDPSYPIHIYGAVIAGADIRSVPLVPGVDFFAELERTIRGSYPKPKMIVLGFPSNPTAQCVELDFFERVIALARKHDIFVVHDLAYADIVFDGWKAPSIMQVPGAKDIAVEFFTLSKSYNMAGWRIGFMVGNPDLVAALTRIKSYHDYGTFTPVQVAAIAALEGEQACVKEIAAHYQSRRDVLAKGLIESGWLVDIPKASMYIWARIPEPYRALGSLEFSKQLLAKAKVSVSPGIGFGDYGDEYVRFALIENEARIRQAVRGIKAMFRADGLVRVPAAEHADGHGKGKA, from the coding sequence ATGACTGCCAGCTCTGGCAAGCGCCGCTTCGCGCGCATCGATCGCCTTCCCCCCTACGTTTTCAATATCACCGCCGAGTTGAAGATGGCCGCCCGCCGCCGTGGCGAGGACATCATCGACATGAGCATGGGCAACCCGGACGGGGCCACGCCGCCGCATATCGTGGCGAAGCTGGTGGAGGCCGCGCAGCGGCCGGATACGCATGGCTATTCCGCGTCGAAGGGCATTCCGCGGCTGCGCCGCGCGATTTCGCACTGGTACCGCGAGCGTTATGACGTCGAGATCGATCCGGATACGGAAGCCATCGTCACCATCGGCTCGAAGGAAGGGCTGGCGCACCTGATGCTGGCTACGCTCGACCGCGGCGATTCCGTGCTGGTGCCGGACCCGAGCTACCCGATCCACATCTATGGCGCGGTGATTGCCGGGGCCGATATCCGCTCGGTGCCGCTGGTGCCTGGCGTCGATTTCTTCGCGGAACTGGAGCGCACCATCCGCGGCAGCTACCCGAAGCCCAAGATGATCGTGCTCGGCTTCCCGTCGAACCCGACGGCGCAATGCGTGGAGCTGGATTTCTTCGAGCGCGTGATCGCGCTGGCGCGCAAGCACGACATCTTCGTGGTGCACGACCTGGCCTATGCCGACATCGTCTTCGACGGCTGGAAGGCACCGTCGATCATGCAGGTGCCTGGCGCCAAGGACATCGCGGTGGAGTTCTTCACGCTGTCCAAGAGTTACAACATGGCCGGCTGGCGCATTGGTTTCATGGTCGGCAACCCGGACCTCGTCGCCGCGCTCACCCGCATCAAGAGCTATCACGACTATGGCACGTTCACCCCGGTCCAGGTGGCGGCCATTGCCGCGCTGGAAGGCGAGCAGGCATGCGTGAAAGAGATCGCGGCACACTACCAGTCGCGCCGCGATGTGCTGGCGAAGGGGCTGATCGAATCGGGCTGGCTGGTGGATATCCCGAAGGCGTCGATGTATATCTGGGCGCGGATTCCCGAGCCGTATCGCGCGCTGGGCTCGCTGGAGTTCTCCAAGCAGCTGCTGGCCAAGGCGAAGGTCTCGGTCTCGCCGGGCATCGGCTTTGGCGACTATGGCGACGAGTACGTACGCTTCGCGCTGATCGAGAACGAAGCCCGCATCCGGCAGGCGGTGCGCGGCATCAAGGCGATGTTCCGTGCCGACGGGCTGGTCAGGGTGCCGGCGGCCGAGCATGCGGACGGGCACGGCAAGGGCAAGGCCTGA
- a CDS encoding type II toxin-antitoxin system VapC family toxin, which yields MIVLDTHALVWWASASAELSARAKAAIDRECQEGQIIVSAISAWEIAMLVERDKLALSMDVESWLDTVSEIEAVCFFPVDVDISIKSVQLPGEFHKDPADRMIVATARRLGAPLVTRDEKIRAYKHVKTIW from the coding sequence GTGATCGTGCTGGACACGCATGCCCTGGTCTGGTGGGCGAGCGCCAGCGCAGAGCTGAGTGCCAGAGCCAAGGCGGCGATCGACCGCGAATGTCAGGAAGGGCAGATCATCGTTTCCGCGATTTCAGCATGGGAGATCGCGATGCTGGTGGAACGCGACAAGCTCGCGCTGTCCATGGACGTGGAGAGCTGGCTCGACACGGTGTCGGAAATAGAAGCGGTCTGCTTCTTTCCGGTGGATGTCGATATCTCGATCAAATCGGTCCAGCTGCCGGGAGAGTTTCACAAGGATCCGGCAGACCGGATGATCGTCGCGACAGCGCGCAGGCTCGGAGCGCCCCTGGTAACGAGGGACGAGAAGATCCGTGCCTACAAGCACGTGAAGACGATCTGGTAG
- a CDS encoding type II toxin-antitoxin system Phd/YefM family antitoxin has translation MPGMQVSKTEFKAKALEYFRQVEQSGQHVIVTDHGKPTLEVRPFHGFDREPLEILSGTVVRYDNPTDPVDVDWEAGQ, from the coding sequence ATGCCGGGCATGCAGGTTTCCAAAACGGAATTCAAGGCGAAGGCGCTGGAGTACTTCCGGCAAGTCGAACAATCCGGCCAGCACGTGATCGTGACGGACCACGGCAAGCCTACGCTGGAAGTGCGTCCATTCCACGGCTTTGACCGGGAGCCGCTCGAAATCCTGTCCGGCACGGTCGTGCGCTATGACAACCCGACCGACCCGGTTGACGTCGACTGGGAGGCGGGCCAGTGA
- a CDS encoding MBL fold metallo-hydrolase, producing MSQHAPTTQSPLEKPTLDYPCGDAPAPGQAHEVAPGVRWLRMPMPLGLNHINLWAIRDGAGWAAVDSGLQTPETAAAWRTLFAEGGALAGGGLTRLFVTHMHPDHVGMAGWLTRKFGCRLWMTSMEYLMCRVLAADTGRAAPQEGVDFYRQAGWSEDDIEVYRARFGGFGKYVHALPESFQRLTDGDVLRIGEHEWRVVVGNGHSPEHACLYCPALGLLVSGDQVLPRISSNVSVFPTEPEADPMGDWLDSLDKLRREVPDDVLVLPAHNEPFRGLHARLDYLARSQHQALDRLREALAEPRRAVDVFGQLFSRPIDSPGLLGMATGESIAHLNYLMHRGEAVRETGPDGFHWYRMK from the coding sequence ATGAGCCAGCACGCCCCGACCACGCAGTCTCCCCTCGAAAAGCCCACCCTCGACTACCCCTGCGGCGACGCGCCCGCGCCAGGCCAGGCGCATGAGGTCGCGCCCGGTGTGCGCTGGCTGCGCATGCCGATGCCGCTGGGCCTCAACCACATCAATCTCTGGGCTATCCGCGACGGCGCCGGCTGGGCGGCGGTGGACTCCGGCCTGCAGACGCCGGAAACCGCGGCGGCCTGGCGCACGCTGTTCGCCGAAGGCGGCGCGCTGGCCGGTGGCGGCCTGACGCGGCTGTTCGTCACCCACATGCATCCGGACCACGTCGGCATGGCCGGCTGGCTGACGCGCAAGTTCGGCTGCCGGCTCTGGATGACGTCGATGGAATATTTGATGTGCCGCGTACTGGCCGCGGATACCGGCCGCGCCGCGCCGCAGGAGGGCGTCGACTTCTACCGGCAGGCCGGCTGGAGCGAGGACGACATTGAAGTCTACCGGGCCCGCTTCGGCGGCTTCGGCAAGTATGTGCACGCGCTGCCCGAGAGCTTCCAGCGCCTGACGGATGGCGATGTGCTGCGCATCGGCGAGCACGAATGGCGCGTGGTCGTCGGCAACGGGCATTCGCCCGAGCATGCGTGCCTGTACTGCCCGGCGCTCGGCTTGCTGGTTTCCGGCGACCAGGTCCTGCCGCGCATTTCGTCCAATGTCTCGGTGTTTCCGACCGAACCGGAAGCGGATCCCATGGGCGACTGGCTGGACTCGCTCGACAAGCTCCGGCGCGAGGTGCCGGACGACGTGCTGGTGCTGCCCGCGCACAACGAACCGTTCCGTGGGCTGCACGCCCGGCTCGATTACCTCGCGCGCAGCCAGCACCAGGCACTCGATCGCCTGCGTGAGGCACTGGCCGAGCCGCGGCGCGCGGTCGATGTGTTCGGGCAGCTGTTTTCGCGGCCCATCGACAGCCCGGGCCTGCTCGGCATGGCCACCGGCGAGAGCATCGCGCACCTGAATTACCTGATGCACCGGGGCGAAGCGGTCCGGGAAACCGGGCCGGACGGATTCCACTGGTACCGGATGAAGTAG